A genomic stretch from Microtus pennsylvanicus isolate mMicPen1 chromosome 11, mMicPen1.hap1, whole genome shotgun sequence includes:
- the Tedc2 gene encoding tubulin epsilon and delta complex protein 2 isoform X2, which yields MFGAKADYRLPTDCARRIVAEVQGALDSCAERQRQLEQSLRVSRRLLQVWEPARALAPEPETKEEAPTPACTPSAQDLRELELLTQALEKAVRVRKGPSKAGQRDRTPSLTSASNAAASGATAPTHSHPSSQVGGRASGARSTKGAQRATIPAKDYPKGRPLSRGDRTHMRTGSQAAGSGPGLKDQQMAPSAVPRATEPFTLKDKGTLLQLPAAFRKAASQNSRLWAQLGAVQASDSTDATRAAKAQFLQKLQLASGCSSHRPGAAEVEAHAQSLRKACTLLRLHMQKALSAAPTDWTQEYRCLLVLEGLQAVVGQCLHRIQALQTAVTGGLSGPRLVEKPSQASSLCGGKMDPSWSPELLLYSSTKELQTVATLKLRVAMLDQQIHLEKVLMAELLPLINTQEPGGPPWLALCRAAYSLLCEGAPSWWIESRSLSSQLYLK from the exons ACCTACGGACTGCGCGCGCCG GATAGTGGCAGAGGTGCAGGGCGCCCTGGACTCCTGCGCCGAGCGGCAGCGACAGTTGGAGCAGAGCCTGCGCGTTTCCAGGCGGCTGCTGCAAGTCTG GGAACCAGCCAGGGCCCTAGCTCCGGAGCCAGAAACCAAGGAAGAGGCCCCAACTCCAG CATGCACACCGAGTGCTCAAGACCTCAGGGAACTGGAGCTTCTGACCCAGGCACTGGAGAAGGCTGTACGAGTGAGGAAAGGCCCGTCTAAGGCTGGACAAAGAGACAGAACCCCCAGCCTGACTTCTGCATCTAATGCAGCCGCTTCTGGTGCCACTGCCCCTACCCATTCCCATCCCTCCAGCCAGGTTGGCGGCCGTGCATCAGGTGCCAGATCCACCAAGGGTGCACAGCGGGCCACAATCCCTGCCAAGGACTACCCCAAGGGCAGACCTCTGTCAAGGGGAGATAGGACCCATATGAGAACAGGATCCCAAGCTGCCGGGTCTGGACCAGGCCTCAAGGACCAACAAATGGCCCCATCAGCTGTTCCTCGTGCCACAGAACCCTTCACACTGAAAGACAAGGG GACTCTCCTACAATTACCTGCCGCATTCAGGAAGGCGGCTTCCCAGAATTCCCG TCTGTGGGCCCAGCTTGGTGCTGTACAAGCCAGTGACTCCACAGATGCCACCAGAGCCGCCAAAGCGCAGTTCCTCCAAAAACTCCAGCTGGCT TCAGGCTGCTCCAGCCACAGGCCTGGTGCTGCTGAAGTAGAGGCTCATGCCCAGAGCCTGAGGAAGGCCTGTACACTGCTGAGACTTCATATGCAGAAGGCACTGTCAGCAG CCCCCACTGACTGGACGCAGGAGTACCGATGCTTGCTGGTGCTGGAAGGACTGCAGGCCGTTGTGGGACAGTGTCTCCACAGGATCCAGGCGCTCCAGACAG CTGTGACAGGAGGACTGTCAGGACCACGTCTTGTGGAGAAGCCCAGCCAGGCCTCGTCACTCTGTGGAGGAAAGATGGACCCTTCCTGGAGCCCTGAGCTCCTTCTCTACTCTAGCACCAAGGAGCTGCAGACCGTGGCTACCTTGAAGCTTCGCGTGGCCATGTTAGACCAGCAGATCCATCTAGAAAAG GTTCTGATGGCTGAACTCCTCCCTCTGATAAACACCCAGGAGCCAGGAGGGCCACCTTGGCTGGCGCTGTGCCGGGCTGCATACAGTCTGCTCTGTGAAGGAG CGCCATCCTGGTGGATTGAGAGCCGCAGTTTGTCCAGTCAGCTCTACTTGAAGTGA
- the Tedc2 gene encoding tubulin epsilon and delta complex protein 2 isoform X3, with translation MFGAKADYRLPTDCARRIVAEVQGALDSCAERQRQLEQSLRVSRRLLQVWEPARALAPEPETKEEAPTPACTPSAQDLRELELLTQALEKAVRVRKGPSKAGQRDRTPSLTSASNAAASGATAPTHSHPSSQVGGRASGARSTKGAQRATIPAKDYPKGRPLSRGDRTHMRTGSQAAGSGPGLKDQQMAPSAVPRATEPFTLKDKGTLLQLPAAFRKAASQNSRLWAQLGAVQASDSTDATRAAKAQFLQKLQLASGCSSHRPGAAEVEAHAQSLRKACTLLRLHMQKALSAAPTDWTQEYRCLLVLEGLQAVVGQCLHRIQALQTAVTGGLSGPRLVEKPSQASSLCGGKMDPSWSPELLLYSSTKELQTVATLKLRVAMLDQQIHLEKVLMAELLPLINTQEPGGPPWLALCRAAYSLLCEGGEHFLTVLRDDPAD, from the exons ACCTACGGACTGCGCGCGCCG GATAGTGGCAGAGGTGCAGGGCGCCCTGGACTCCTGCGCCGAGCGGCAGCGACAGTTGGAGCAGAGCCTGCGCGTTTCCAGGCGGCTGCTGCAAGTCTG GGAACCAGCCAGGGCCCTAGCTCCGGAGCCAGAAACCAAGGAAGAGGCCCCAACTCCAG CATGCACACCGAGTGCTCAAGACCTCAGGGAACTGGAGCTTCTGACCCAGGCACTGGAGAAGGCTGTACGAGTGAGGAAAGGCCCGTCTAAGGCTGGACAAAGAGACAGAACCCCCAGCCTGACTTCTGCATCTAATGCAGCCGCTTCTGGTGCCACTGCCCCTACCCATTCCCATCCCTCCAGCCAGGTTGGCGGCCGTGCATCAGGTGCCAGATCCACCAAGGGTGCACAGCGGGCCACAATCCCTGCCAAGGACTACCCCAAGGGCAGACCTCTGTCAAGGGGAGATAGGACCCATATGAGAACAGGATCCCAAGCTGCCGGGTCTGGACCAGGCCTCAAGGACCAACAAATGGCCCCATCAGCTGTTCCTCGTGCCACAGAACCCTTCACACTGAAAGACAAGGG GACTCTCCTACAATTACCTGCCGCATTCAGGAAGGCGGCTTCCCAGAATTCCCG TCTGTGGGCCCAGCTTGGTGCTGTACAAGCCAGTGACTCCACAGATGCCACCAGAGCCGCCAAAGCGCAGTTCCTCCAAAAACTCCAGCTGGCT TCAGGCTGCTCCAGCCACAGGCCTGGTGCTGCTGAAGTAGAGGCTCATGCCCAGAGCCTGAGGAAGGCCTGTACACTGCTGAGACTTCATATGCAGAAGGCACTGTCAGCAG CCCCCACTGACTGGACGCAGGAGTACCGATGCTTGCTGGTGCTGGAAGGACTGCAGGCCGTTGTGGGACAGTGTCTCCACAGGATCCAGGCGCTCCAGACAG CTGTGACAGGAGGACTGTCAGGACCACGTCTTGTGGAGAAGCCCAGCCAGGCCTCGTCACTCTGTGGAGGAAAGATGGACCCTTCCTGGAGCCCTGAGCTCCTTCTCTACTCTAGCACCAAGGAGCTGCAGACCGTGGCTACCTTGAAGCTTCGCGTGGCCATGTTAGACCAGCAGATCCATCTAGAAAAG GTTCTGATGGCTGAACTCCTCCCTCTGATAAACACCCAGGAGCCAGGAGGGCCACCTTGGCTGGCGCTGTGCCGGGCTGCATACAGTCTGCTCTGTGAAGGAGGTGAGCACTTCCTCACGGTTCTTCGAGACGACCCTGCCGACTAA
- the Tedc2 gene encoding tubulin epsilon and delta complex protein 2 isoform X1, translating into MFGAKADYRLPTDCARRIVAEVQGALDSCAERQRQLEQSLRVSRRLLQVWEPARALAPEPETKEEAPTPACTPSAQDLRELELLTQALEKAVRVRKGPSKAGQRDRTPSLTSASNAAASGATAPTHSHPSSQVGGRASGARSTKGAQRATIPAKDYPKGRPLSRGDRTHMRTGSQAAGSGPGLKDQQMAPSAVPRATEPFTLKDKGTLLQLPAAFRKAASQNSRLWAQLGAVQASDSTDATRAAKAQFLQKLQLASGCSSHRPGAAEVEAHAQSLRKACTLLRLHMQKALSAAPTDWTQEYRCLLVLEGLQAVVGQCLHRIQALQTAVTGGLSGPRLVEKPSQASSLCGGKMDPSWSPELLLYSSTKELQTVATLKLRVAMLDQQIHLEKVLMAELLPLINTQEPGGPPWLALCRAAYSLLCEGGFYQLRGLDTPIVSLTTGEAEARRS; encoded by the exons ACCTACGGACTGCGCGCGCCG GATAGTGGCAGAGGTGCAGGGCGCCCTGGACTCCTGCGCCGAGCGGCAGCGACAGTTGGAGCAGAGCCTGCGCGTTTCCAGGCGGCTGCTGCAAGTCTG GGAACCAGCCAGGGCCCTAGCTCCGGAGCCAGAAACCAAGGAAGAGGCCCCAACTCCAG CATGCACACCGAGTGCTCAAGACCTCAGGGAACTGGAGCTTCTGACCCAGGCACTGGAGAAGGCTGTACGAGTGAGGAAAGGCCCGTCTAAGGCTGGACAAAGAGACAGAACCCCCAGCCTGACTTCTGCATCTAATGCAGCCGCTTCTGGTGCCACTGCCCCTACCCATTCCCATCCCTCCAGCCAGGTTGGCGGCCGTGCATCAGGTGCCAGATCCACCAAGGGTGCACAGCGGGCCACAATCCCTGCCAAGGACTACCCCAAGGGCAGACCTCTGTCAAGGGGAGATAGGACCCATATGAGAACAGGATCCCAAGCTGCCGGGTCTGGACCAGGCCTCAAGGACCAACAAATGGCCCCATCAGCTGTTCCTCGTGCCACAGAACCCTTCACACTGAAAGACAAGGG GACTCTCCTACAATTACCTGCCGCATTCAGGAAGGCGGCTTCCCAGAATTCCCG TCTGTGGGCCCAGCTTGGTGCTGTACAAGCCAGTGACTCCACAGATGCCACCAGAGCCGCCAAAGCGCAGTTCCTCCAAAAACTCCAGCTGGCT TCAGGCTGCTCCAGCCACAGGCCTGGTGCTGCTGAAGTAGAGGCTCATGCCCAGAGCCTGAGGAAGGCCTGTACACTGCTGAGACTTCATATGCAGAAGGCACTGTCAGCAG CCCCCACTGACTGGACGCAGGAGTACCGATGCTTGCTGGTGCTGGAAGGACTGCAGGCCGTTGTGGGACAGTGTCTCCACAGGATCCAGGCGCTCCAGACAG CTGTGACAGGAGGACTGTCAGGACCACGTCTTGTGGAGAAGCCCAGCCAGGCCTCGTCACTCTGTGGAGGAAAGATGGACCCTTCCTGGAGCCCTGAGCTCCTTCTCTACTCTAGCACCAAGGAGCTGCAGACCGTGGCTACCTTGAAGCTTCGCGTGGCCATGTTAGACCAGCAGATCCATCTAGAAAAG GTTCTGATGGCTGAACTCCTCCCTCTGATAAACACCCAGGAGCCAGGAGGGCCACCTTGGCTGGCGCTGTGCCGGGCTGCATACAGTCTGCTCTGTGAAGGAG GATTTTATCAATTAAGGGGCTTGGATACACCTATAGTCAGTCTcaccactggggaggctgaggcaaggcggtcctaa
- the Tedc2 gene encoding tubulin epsilon and delta complex protein 2 isoform X4 yields the protein MFGAKADYRLPTDCARRIVAEVQGALDSCAERQRQLEQSLRVSRRLLQVWEPARALAPEPETKEEAPTPACTPSAQDLRELELLTQALEKAVRVRKGPSKAGQRDRTPSLTSASNAAASGATAPTHSHPSSQVGGRASGARSTKGAQRATIPAKDYPKGRPLSRGDRTHMRTGSQAAGSGPGLKDQQMAPSAVPRATEPFTLKDKGTLLQLPAAFRKAASQNSRTVSLTSVQSGCSSHRPGAAEVEAHAQSLRKACTLLRLHMQKALSAAPTDWTQEYRCLLVLEGLQAVVGQCLHRIQALQTAVTGGLSGPRLVEKPSQASSLCGGKMDPSWSPELLLYSSTKELQTVATLKLRVAMLDQQIHLEKVLMAELLPLINTQEPGGPPWLALCRAAYSLLCEGGFYQLRGLDTPIVSLTTGEAEARRS from the exons ACCTACGGACTGCGCGCGCCG GATAGTGGCAGAGGTGCAGGGCGCCCTGGACTCCTGCGCCGAGCGGCAGCGACAGTTGGAGCAGAGCCTGCGCGTTTCCAGGCGGCTGCTGCAAGTCTG GGAACCAGCCAGGGCCCTAGCTCCGGAGCCAGAAACCAAGGAAGAGGCCCCAACTCCAG CATGCACACCGAGTGCTCAAGACCTCAGGGAACTGGAGCTTCTGACCCAGGCACTGGAGAAGGCTGTACGAGTGAGGAAAGGCCCGTCTAAGGCTGGACAAAGAGACAGAACCCCCAGCCTGACTTCTGCATCTAATGCAGCCGCTTCTGGTGCCACTGCCCCTACCCATTCCCATCCCTCCAGCCAGGTTGGCGGCCGTGCATCAGGTGCCAGATCCACCAAGGGTGCACAGCGGGCCACAATCCCTGCCAAGGACTACCCCAAGGGCAGACCTCTGTCAAGGGGAGATAGGACCCATATGAGAACAGGATCCCAAGCTGCCGGGTCTGGACCAGGCCTCAAGGACCAACAAATGGCCCCATCAGCTGTTCCTCGTGCCACAGAACCCTTCACACTGAAAGACAAGGG GACTCTCCTACAATTACCTGCCGCATTCAGGAAGGCGGCTTCCCAGAATTCCCG GACAGTTTCCCTGACTAGTGTGCAGTCAGGCTGCTCCAGCCACAGGCCTGGTGCTGCTGAAGTAGAGGCTCATGCCCAGAGCCTGAGGAAGGCCTGTACACTGCTGAGACTTCATATGCAGAAGGCACTGTCAGCAG CCCCCACTGACTGGACGCAGGAGTACCGATGCTTGCTGGTGCTGGAAGGACTGCAGGCCGTTGTGGGACAGTGTCTCCACAGGATCCAGGCGCTCCAGACAG CTGTGACAGGAGGACTGTCAGGACCACGTCTTGTGGAGAAGCCCAGCCAGGCCTCGTCACTCTGTGGAGGAAAGATGGACCCTTCCTGGAGCCCTGAGCTCCTTCTCTACTCTAGCACCAAGGAGCTGCAGACCGTGGCTACCTTGAAGCTTCGCGTGGCCATGTTAGACCAGCAGATCCATCTAGAAAAG GTTCTGATGGCTGAACTCCTCCCTCTGATAAACACCCAGGAGCCAGGAGGGCCACCTTGGCTGGCGCTGTGCCGGGCTGCATACAGTCTGCTCTGTGAAGGAG GATTTTATCAATTAAGGGGCTTGGATACACCTATAGTCAGTCTcaccactggggaggctgaggcaaggcggtcctaa
- the Ntn3 gene encoding netrin-3, whose protein sequence is MPTWPWGLLLTAGTLSAALSPGMPATADPCYDEAGEPRCCIPGLVNAALGREVLASSTCGRPANRVCDSSDPQRAHSADLLTSAPGTASPLCWRSDLLQRSPFNVTLTVPLGKAFELVFVSLRFCSAPPTSVALLKSQDHGRSWVPLGFFSSSCSLDYGRPPAPVDGPAGPGPEALCFPAPQAQPDGGGLLAFSVQDGSPQGLDLDNSPVLQDWVTATDIRILLTRPATLGDMRDREVTVPYSYSATELQVGGRCKCNGHASRCLLDSHGHLICDCQHGTEGPDCSRCKPFYCDRPWQRATGQEAHACLACSCNGHARRCRFNMELYRLSGRRSGGVCLNCRHNTAGRHCHYCREGFYRDPGRVLSDRRACRACDCHPVGAAGKTCNQTTGQCPCKDGVTGLTCNRCAPGFQQSRSPVAPCVKTPVPGPTEESSPVEPQDCESHCRPARGSYRISLKKFCRKDYAVQVSVGARGEARGAWTRFPVAVLAVFRSGEERARRGSNALWVPTLDAACGCPRLLPGRRYLLLGGGPGAAAGSTAGRGPGLSAARGSLVLPWRDAWTRRLRRMQRRERRGRCGTA, encoded by the exons ATGCCCACCTGGCCCTGGGGGCTGCTGCTGACCGCAGGCACGCTCTCCGCCGCATTGAGCCCAGGGATGCCGGCCACCGCCGACCCCTGCTATGATGAGGCGGGTGAACCCCGCTGTTGTATTCCGGGCCTAGTGAACGCTGCTCTGGGCCGAGAGGTGCTGGCGTCCAGCACGTGCGGGAGGCCGGCCAATCGCGTCTGCGATTCCTCGGACCCGCAGCGGGCACACTCTGCAGACCTCCTGACCTCTGCTCCGGGCACTGCAAGTCCTCTCTGTTGGCGCTCCGATTTGCTGCAACGGTCACCCTTCAACGTAACCCTCACGGTGCCCCTGGGGAAGGCTTTTGAGCTGGTCTTCGTGAGCCTACGCTTCTGCTCGGCTCCCCCAACCTCCGTGGCCCTGCTTAAGTCGCAGGACCATGGCCGCAGCTGGGTCCCCCTGGGCTTCTTCTCCTCCAGCTGTAGCCTGGACTATGGCCGTCCGCCTGCTCCTGTTGATGGCCCTGCTGGTCCAGGGCCAGAAGCCCTCTGCTTCCCAGCCCCCCAGGCCCAGCCTGATGGTGGAGGCCTTCTGGCCTTCAGTGTGCAGGATGGCAGCCCGCAGGGCCTGGATCTGGACAACAGTCCCGTGCTCCAAGACTGGGTGACTGCCACAGATATTCGCATATTACTCACAAGGCCTGCCACACTGGGGGACATGAGGGACCGGGAGGTCACAGTCCCTTATTCCTACTCAGCCACTGAGCTCCAGGTGGGAGGTCGATGCAAGTGCAATGGCCATGCCTCACGGTGTCTGTTGGACAGCCATGGCCACCTGATCTGCGACTGCCAGCATGGTACAGAGGGCCCTGATTGCAGCCGCTGCAAGCCCTTCTACTGTGACAGGCCATGGCAGCGGGCTACAGGGCAGGAAGCCCACGCTTGCCTTG CTTGCTCCTGCAATGGCCATGCCCGGAGATGCCGCTTCAACATGGAGCTGTACCGACTGTCTGGGCGCCGCAGTGGGGGTGTGTGCCTCAATTGCCGGCACAATACTGCTGGTCGCCACTGCCACTACTGCCGGGAGGGCTTCTACCGTGACCCAGGCCGTGTCCTAAGTGACCGCCGTGCCTGCAGAG CTTGTGACTGCCATCCAGTTGGTGCTGCTGGTAAAACCTGTAACCAGACCACAGGCCAGTGTCCCTGTAAGGATGGTGTTACTGGCCTCACCTGTAACCGCTGTGCCCCAGGCTTTCAGCAGAGCCGGTCTCCTGTGGCGCCCTGTGTTA AGACCCCCGTCCCTGGACCCACTGAAGAAAGCAGTCCTGTGGAGCCACAGG ACTGTGAGTCACATTGCAGACCTGCGCGTGGCAGTTATCGAATCAGCCTGAAGAAGTTCTGCCGAAAGGACTATG CGGTGCAGGTGTCAGTGGGTGCGCGCGGCGAGGCCCGCGGCGCGTGGACACGCTTTCCGGTAGCAGTGCTTGCTGTGTTCCGCAGCGGGGAGGAGCGCGCTCGGCGCGGGAGCAACGCGCTGTGGGTACCAACCCTAGACGCCGCCTGCGGTTGCCCGCGCCTCCTACCCGGCCGGCGTTACTTGCTGCTGGGGGGCGGGCCCGGGGCTGCAGCTGGAAGCACAGCGGGCCGGGGACCCGGGCTCAGCGCAGCCCGTGGAAGCCTCGTGCTGCCTTGGAGAGACGCCTGGACTCGGCGCCTCCGGAGGATGCAGAGGCGCGAGCGGCGGGGGCGCTGCGGGACCGCGTGA